Proteins encoded within one genomic window of Synechococcus sp. PCC 7335:
- a CDS encoding glycosyltransferase family 2 protein, translating into MINASLELSPAPLSPNTTEGEVAPQSFNRPNLSIVVPIYNEVETIPSLVSRITKVLEEMDVTYEFICVDDGSTDGSVALLREIAQKQMASGDFRAVLLRRNYGQSAAMSAGFHQARGKVIVTLDGDLQNEPADIATVYYKLLEGYDLVSGWRKNRQDDAVTRLLPSKIANSLIARVTGVRLHDYGCSLKAYRAEVLSDMHLYGELHRFLPALAYIEGARITEIPVRHHARQFGQSKYGLGRTLRVVMDLLTIYFMKTFLTRPMHVFGPFGIVSISIGFAIGLYLTFVKLFLNESIGNRPLLLLAVLLLLSGIQLFSFGLLAELNMRTYHESQRRPIYRVREVLGASAKNS; encoded by the coding sequence ATGATTAACGCTTCACTTGAACTGTCGCCCGCTCCCTTATCGCCCAATACTACAGAAGGCGAGGTTGCTCCTCAAAGCTTTAATAGACCAAATCTTTCTATCGTCGTTCCGATCTACAACGAAGTAGAAACCATCCCTTCGCTAGTATCACGGATTACCAAAGTATTAGAGGAGATGGACGTCACCTATGAGTTTATTTGTGTAGACGACGGCTCTACTGACGGCTCAGTCGCACTGCTAAGAGAAATTGCCCAAAAACAGATGGCATCTGGCGATTTTCGAGCAGTTTTGCTGCGGCGTAACTACGGTCAGTCAGCAGCGATGTCAGCCGGATTTCATCAAGCCAGGGGTAAAGTGATCGTGACGCTAGATGGCGATTTACAAAATGAGCCGGCTGATATCGCAACTGTGTATTACAAGCTGCTAGAAGGCTATGACCTTGTGAGCGGCTGGAGAAAAAATCGCCAGGACGATGCGGTCACTCGCCTACTTCCTTCTAAAATCGCCAATAGTCTGATCGCTAGGGTTACTGGCGTACGGCTGCATGACTATGGCTGCTCACTCAAAGCATACCGGGCAGAAGTGCTAAGTGATATGCATCTTTACGGAGAGCTGCATCGCTTTTTACCAGCACTAGCTTATATCGAAGGGGCACGAATTACTGAGATTCCGGTCCGGCATCATGCTAGGCAATTCGGTCAAAGTAAATATGGCTTGGGACGCACGTTGCGAGTCGTGATGGATTTGTTGACCATCTATTTTATGAAGACGTTTCTTACCCGGCCAATGCACGTGTTTGGACCATTTGGGATTGTTTCAATCTCGATTGGGTTTGCAATTGGTTTGTACTTGACCTTCGTAAAGCTATTTTTGAATGAGTCAATTGGTAACCGGCCTTTGCTATTGCTTGCGGTACTCTTATTGCTTTCAGGGATTCAGCTATTTAGCTTTGGGTTACTAGCTGAGCTGAACATGCGAACCTACCACGAGTCACAGCGGCGGCCTATCTACCGGGTTCGTGAGGTGCTAGGCGCTTCGGCTAAGAACAGCTAA
- a CDS encoding phosphoadenylyl-sulfate reductase, translated as MTSALPRLQRSSEGNPQNPPLSNQSQLGPKLTPKQLKTLNQRFDRAKATELIEWGVKTFGDTLVMSTSFGIQSAVMLGLVTEVIPEIPVVWVDTGYLPAETYRFAEALTQRLSLNLKVYQSPLSPARMEALYGRLWEEGTVEAFNQYDTIRKVEPMNRALEELGARAWLTGLRSQQTDHRKTLNRIDEQAGRYKLLPILHWHSKDVYDYLKTHNLPYHPFFEEGYVSVGDWHSSRPLTADDTDARATRFNGLKQECGIHIPQTPEEAESLNSSSL; from the coding sequence ATGACCAGTGCTTTGCCGCGCCTTCAACGTTCGAGTGAGGGCAATCCACAGAATCCACCGCTGAGTAATCAATCCCAGCTCGGCCCTAAACTTACGCCTAAGCAGCTAAAGACGCTCAATCAAAGATTCGATCGGGCTAAGGCGACTGAGCTAATCGAGTGGGGCGTTAAAACGTTTGGTGACACGCTGGTCATGAGCACTAGCTTTGGAATTCAGTCAGCAGTGATGTTGGGCTTAGTTACAGAGGTAATTCCTGAGATTCCGGTAGTCTGGGTAGATACAGGCTATCTTCCAGCAGAAACCTATCGTTTTGCCGAGGCGCTAACGCAGCGATTGTCGCTGAATTTAAAGGTATATCAGTCGCCGCTAAGTCCGGCGCGGATGGAAGCGCTATATGGACGCTTGTGGGAGGAAGGCACGGTAGAAGCGTTCAATCAATATGACACGATTCGTAAGGTTGAGCCGATGAATCGTGCGCTTGAAGAACTAGGGGCACGTGCTTGGCTAACAGGACTGCGATCGCAACAGACAGACCACCGCAAAACGCTCAATCGGATTGATGAACAAGCAGGGCGCTACAAGCTACTGCCGATCTTGCACTGGCATTCTAAAGATGTATACGACTACCTAAAAACGCACAATTTGCCGTATCATCCCTTCTTTGAAGAAGGGTATGTCAGTGTAGGTGACTGGCATTCTAGCCGGCCGCTCACCGCTGATGACACAGATGCTCGGGCAACTCGGTTTAATGGACTCAAGCAAGAATGTGGCATCCATATCCCACAAACCCCTGAAGAAGCAGAGAGTTTAAATTCTAGTTCTCTGTAA
- a CDS encoding phosphotransferase enzyme family protein encodes MSDLRTLASQFVAEGEVAAVEPLGKGNINSTFLVTVDLVTAEGKSQSRFVLQRINAQVFRRPEQVIQNMVVLGEHLRNREKIQTDGRSPHWQTPQIIPTTDGNHFWQDEARDYWRAISFIENSQVLETIETHTHAREVGYGLAMFHRLISNLPVENLADTIEGFHITPTYLTHYQTVLKEYQTGHHLAVHSNNHLIADPKTIRYCMEFVEARRQWASVLERAKAEGHLQLRPIHGDPKVNNIMLNQDGQAVSLIDLDTLKPGLVHYDIGDCLRSSCNRLGEETEDWKQVTFDTSLAKAMLEGYFSLAHDFLTEYDYLYIYDAIRLIAFELGLRFFTDYLVGNVYFKVEHPTHNLMRALVQFKLTESIETQAEEIVGIIEALRQ; translated from the coding sequence ATGTCTGATCTACGAACGCTAGCGTCTCAATTTGTGGCAGAAGGTGAAGTGGCTGCGGTCGAACCTTTGGGAAAAGGTAACATCAACAGCACTTTTTTGGTAACTGTGGATTTAGTAACAGCAGAAGGGAAATCACAATCGCGATTTGTGCTGCAAAGAATCAACGCGCAGGTGTTCCGGCGACCTGAGCAGGTGATTCAAAACATGGTGGTGCTCGGTGAGCATCTGCGCAATCGTGAAAAGATACAAACCGATGGGCGATCGCCTCATTGGCAAACGCCCCAGATCATTCCAACCACAGACGGGAACCACTTTTGGCAAGACGAAGCTAGAGACTATTGGCGGGCAATTAGCTTCATTGAGAACTCCCAAGTCCTCGAGACGATTGAAACTCACACCCATGCGCGAGAAGTAGGCTACGGACTAGCCATGTTTCATCGTCTAATCAGCAACTTACCCGTCGAAAACCTAGCTGATACGATAGAAGGCTTTCACATTACGCCTACCTACCTAACGCACTACCAGACAGTCCTAAAAGAGTATCAGACAGGTCATCACCTGGCTGTCCACTCAAACAATCACCTGATCGCCGATCCGAAGACGATTCGCTATTGTATGGAGTTTGTAGAAGCTAGGCGGCAGTGGGCATCCGTTCTAGAACGGGCCAAAGCAGAGGGCCATCTTCAGCTACGCCCTATCCACGGCGATCCAAAAGTCAACAACATCATGCTCAATCAAGACGGACAAGCCGTCAGCTTAATTGATCTAGACACGCTAAAACCCGGTCTAGTTCACTATGACATCGGAGACTGTTTGCGATCGAGCTGCAATCGTCTGGGCGAAGAAACGGAAGACTGGAAGCAGGTCACTTTCGATACATCGCTAGCAAAAGCCATGTTGGAGGGTTATTTTTCCCTGGCTCATGACTTTCTTACTGAGTACGACTACTTGTACATATACGATGCAATTAGGCTAATTGCCTTTGAGCTAGGGCTGAGGTTTTTTACTGATTACTTAGTAGGCAATGTTTACTTCAAAGTAGAGCATCCAACCCACAACCTGATGAGGGCGTTGGTGCAGTTTAAGCTCACTGAAAGCATTGAGACTCAGGCCGAAGAGATCGTAGGCATCATTGAGGCCCTCCGGCAATGA
- a CDS encoding DOMON-like domain-containing protein, which yields MEETWLTIAYSLSGDWEQAVILPSRSQPSRSQPSRSKRELEGARRDRLWEQTCFEFFLAWGSKPTIHTPYWEFNLSPSGDWNVFSLESYRQGPKEEAAISHLPLEVERKSKSFRLNLHRTDVSSLVSANQPLWLGVSAVVLLETGRQTFWAIAHPAPEPDFHHPGSFVLAL from the coding sequence TTGGAAGAGACCTGGCTCACGATTGCTTACTCGCTCAGTGGTGATTGGGAGCAAGCTGTGATCCTACCTTCAAGATCACAGCCCTCAAGATCACAGCCTTCAAGATCCAAAAGAGAGCTAGAAGGGGCCAGACGCGATCGCCTTTGGGAACAGACCTGCTTTGAGTTCTTCTTAGCCTGGGGGTCCAAACCAACTATCCATACCCCCTATTGGGAATTCAATCTTTCACCCTCTGGAGACTGGAATGTCTTTTCGCTAGAGAGCTATCGGCAAGGCCCAAAGGAAGAAGCAGCTATTTCTCATCTACCTCTTGAAGTAGAAAGAAAATCGAAGAGCTTCCGTTTGAATCTACATCGCACGGATGTCAGTAGTTTGGTGAGTGCTAATCAACCGTTGTGGCTGGGGGTAAGCGCAGTTGTCCTCCTCGAAACGGGCAGACAAACGTTTTGGGCGATCGCTCATCCTGCCCCAGAACCAGACTTTCATCATCCTGGCAGCTTCGTCCTAGCGCTATGA
- a CDS encoding aspartate/glutamate racemase family protein: MKTIGLLGGMSWESTIEYYRLLNEIVRTELGGLHSAKILMYSVDFEELVALKHKDAWPEIANLLATAAAQLEGAGAECILLATNTMHKVAEAITLSTTIPLIHIADATADEIKRHAIQRVGLLGTRFTMEESFYKGRLVNQHGLTVQVPNEIERHAIHDIIYNELCLGQTRPASRDQFRAVISNLVDSGAEAIILGCTEIGLLIKKEDSTVPLFDTTAIHAKAAAQWAIKSDHRIKS, from the coding sequence ATGAAGACCATCGGCTTGCTCGGCGGCATGAGTTGGGAATCGACCATCGAATATTATCGCTTGCTAAACGAGATCGTAAGAACTGAGCTAGGTGGGCTACATTCGGCCAAGATCCTAATGTACTCGGTCGATTTTGAAGAGCTAGTGGCGCTAAAGCATAAGGACGCCTGGCCTGAGATCGCTAACCTGTTAGCCACCGCAGCAGCTCAGCTAGAAGGCGCTGGCGCAGAGTGCATACTCCTAGCAACTAACACAATGCATAAAGTGGCAGAGGCGATCACACTTTCTACGACCATTCCTCTTATTCATATTGCTGATGCCACCGCTGATGAAATCAAACGGCATGCCATTCAACGAGTAGGGCTTTTGGGTACCCGATTCACAATGGAAGAGTCTTTCTACAAAGGTAGGCTAGTCAATCAGCACGGACTAACCGTACAGGTTCCAAACGAAATAGAGCGTCATGCTATTCATGACATCATCTACAATGAGCTTTGTTTAGGGCAAACCCGACCAGCATCGCGCGATCAGTTCCGTGCAGTCATCTCGAATCTAGTCGATTCCGGCGCAGAGGCGATTATTTTAGGTTGTACAGAGATTGGATTACTTATCAAAAAAGAAGATAGCACTGTGCCACTATTCGACACTACCGCTATTCATGCCAAAGCTGCCGCTCAATGGGCGATTAAGTCAGATCACCGCATCAAAAGCTGA
- a CDS encoding RNA polymerase sigma factor, RpoD/SigA family: MAKDTEKIKATQGVDNMQLQHATSTLAVQEKSMTDVKQTATKVKRTTKAKKTTTKKAATKKSTSTKTKPVYTTDAVRSYLHEIGRVPLLSHEDEIVLGKQVQKMMALLAIKEELAAKLSEAEGEEAEVSNADWAAAASIPESELDHHMRRGQRSKRKMIEANLRLVVAVAKKYQKRNLEFLDLIQEGTLGLERGVEKFDPMKGYKFSTYAYWWIRQAITRAIAQQARTIRLPIHITEKLNKIKRVQRELSQKLGRSPNAAEIGQELELEPKQVREYLSIARQPISLDVRIGDNQDTELQDLLEDDGASPEDYTVQQSLRSDIFRMLSELTSQQQEVINLRFGLADGNPLSLAKVGQRMGISRERVRQLEQQALKHLRRRKASINGYLAAG, translated from the coding sequence ATGGCTAAGGACACAGAAAAAATCAAAGCAACCCAGGGCGTTGACAACATGCAGCTGCAGCATGCTACTAGCACACTAGCCGTTCAGGAGAAGAGTATGACTGACGTAAAACAAACGGCAACTAAAGTTAAGAGAACAACTAAAGCGAAGAAAACTACCACAAAGAAGGCTGCTACTAAGAAATCTACTTCCACAAAGACCAAGCCAGTATATACAACAGACGCTGTACGCTCCTATCTTCACGAAATTGGTCGGGTGCCGCTGCTTAGTCACGAAGATGAGATCGTATTGGGTAAGCAGGTACAGAAAATGATGGCTTTATTAGCTATCAAAGAAGAGTTAGCTGCCAAGCTATCTGAAGCTGAAGGTGAAGAGGCCGAAGTTTCTAACGCTGACTGGGCTGCCGCGGCGAGCATTCCAGAGTCTGAGTTGGATCATCATATGCGCCGTGGTCAGCGCTCAAAGCGTAAAATGATTGAAGCCAATCTGCGGTTAGTGGTTGCGGTGGCTAAGAAGTACCAGAAGCGTAATTTAGAGTTTCTAGACCTTATTCAGGAAGGGACTTTGGGCCTAGAGCGTGGGGTAGAAAAGTTTGACCCGATGAAGGGATACAAATTCTCAACCTATGCCTACTGGTGGATTCGTCAGGCAATTACTCGGGCGATCGCTCAGCAAGCTCGTACCATCCGCCTGCCAATTCACATCACCGAAAAGCTCAACAAGATCAAACGCGTTCAGCGTGAGCTCTCTCAAAAGCTAGGTCGTAGCCCAAATGCGGCTGAGATCGGCCAGGAACTAGAGCTAGAGCCCAAGCAAGTTCGAGAGTATCTCTCTATTGCTAGGCAGCCAATCTCCCTTGATGTTCGCATTGGTGACAACCAGGATACTGAGCTTCAAGATCTGTTGGAAGATGATGGTGCCTCACCAGAAGATTACACAGTGCAGCAGTCGCTTCGCTCTGATATCTTCAGGATGCTCTCAGAGCTGACTTCCCAGCAGCAAGAGGTGATCAATCTACGCTTTGGGTTAGCAGATGGGAATCCCCTTTCTCTGGCAAAAGTCGGTCAGCGTATGGGTATCAGTCGTGAGCGCGTCCGTCAGCTAGAGCAGCAGGCACTTAAGCACTTACGTCGTCGCAAGGCGAGTATCAACGGCTACCTAGCCGCTGGCTAG
- a CDS encoding PHP domain-containing protein: MLELHSHTTCSDGSLTPTELVNFAAEQGVKALAITDHDTMAGWVEATEAARPFDLEIVPGLELSTVYNGRSLHILGFYPDPDRLAAPLQERVEGRKRRARKMADKLAELGYPIELLDMSSAMAPGRPHIATALRQAGHVSSHREAFDRFLKDDGPAYVPYEKFTAQEGIELLLSCGAVPVWAHPWIFRGGTVETVLPELIEAGLMGIEVYHPTHSVSQTRKLEEYCQAHNLLVTGGSDYHGPKKEKHPDFKDLNALALPLDLLTPIKLAASSLKEIYA; encoded by the coding sequence ATGCTCGAACTTCATAGCCACACCACTTGTTCAGACGGTAGCCTGACGCCTACAGAGCTAGTGAATTTCGCTGCCGAACAGGGCGTGAAAGCGCTAGCTATTACCGATCACGACACGATGGCAGGTTGGGTAGAGGCTACAGAAGCCGCAAGGCCATTTGATTTAGAGATTGTTCCGGGGCTAGAGCTGAGCACTGTGTACAACGGGCGATCGCTGCATATTCTTGGCTTCTATCCAGACCCAGATCGCCTAGCCGCCCCCCTGCAAGAACGGGTCGAAGGCCGTAAGCGTCGGGCTCGCAAAATGGCTGATAAGCTCGCTGAGCTGGGCTATCCTATCGAACTTCTCGATATGTCAAGCGCAATGGCTCCTGGACGCCCCCATATCGCGACGGCTCTTAGACAAGCAGGTCACGTTAGCTCGCACAGAGAAGCCTTTGATCGCTTCCTTAAGGATGACGGTCCGGCCTATGTTCCATACGAAAAGTTCACCGCTCAAGAAGGCATCGAACTTTTGCTGAGCTGTGGGGCGGTTCCGGTCTGGGCACATCCTTGGATCTTTCGAGGCGGTACTGTTGAAACTGTTTTGCCTGAGCTAATAGAAGCTGGGTTAATGGGTATAGAGGTCTACCATCCAACACACAGCGTCAGCCAAACTCGCAAACTAGAAGAATACTGTCAAGCTCACAATTTACTGGTAACTGGTGGCAGCGATTATCACGGACCTAAGAAAGAGAAGCATCCAGATTTTAAAGACCTGAACGCTTTAGCGCTACCACTCGATTTACTCACACCGATTAAGCTAGCAGCCAGCAGCCTCAAAGAAATTTATGCATAG
- a CDS encoding nucleotidyltransferase domain-containing protein, whose protein sequence is MIQGIQEIQPWLSEATERLRLEFDPEKIILFGSWACGDATRRSDIDLFMVWRCEIGPLDRIGKVLDLLSDAPRTVDAIVYTPSELLRCQHRPFIAQLLKEGKILYERSEAALDKLYIPTRYPDALAELTPAEAFTQREAKAAITSAQKIISRVEARIHGITS, encoded by the coding sequence ATGATACAAGGAATACAGGAAATACAGCCGTGGCTGAGTGAGGCAACAGAACGCCTACGACTCGAGTTCGATCCTGAGAAAATTATCCTGTTTGGTTCCTGGGCATGTGGAGATGCCACTCGGCGTTCTGACATCGATCTGTTTATGGTGTGGCGATGTGAAATCGGCCCTTTAGACCGGATTGGGAAAGTGTTAGATCTGCTATCAGACGCGCCTAGAACAGTAGATGCAATCGTGTATACGCCATCAGAGCTATTGCGCTGTCAACACAGACCCTTTATTGCCCAGCTGCTAAAGGAGGGCAAGATTTTGTATGAGCGGAGCGAAGCGGCACTAGATAAACTCTATATCCCTACTCGCTACCCTGATGCCTTAGCTGAGCTTACGCCTGCTGAAGCTTTTACTCAGCGGGAGGCAAAAGCTGCGATCACATCTGCACAGAAGATTATCAGCCGCGTCGAAGCGCGTATTCATGGCATCACCTCATAG
- a CDS encoding DUF362 domain-containing protein, with amino-acid sequence MKAIAQSHPLQNTAQAITQTAATANFIYSPPPNAKAAKRILVKPNLGYPVGPPVTVSMTVLRKVIAGLRSANPTAEILIVEGVCSKVSLADIAVKNGLSPMLTEGVRLLNADELECIEYPNRLPEPIRFKTMWAPKLLQEVDCRISVSAFKKTSLKGRDLISASLKNLYGLFPREKYRARSPHSRGQLHRPSVPLVLQDVYFSVGHLFDGGVVDCDRKFISHDYRPDKGDSFEIGQVIWGNDLLAVDQLACKVGSEKEAAYLAPIVELREADIAAMR; translated from the coding sequence TTGAAAGCCATCGCTCAATCTCACCCGCTTCAAAACACTGCTCAAGCCATCACTCAAACGGCTGCTACAGCAAATTTTATCTATTCGCCACCCCCTAATGCCAAAGCGGCGAAGCGAATTCTTGTGAAACCCAATCTTGGCTATCCTGTGGGGCCACCGGTAACGGTCAGTATGACGGTCTTGAGAAAAGTAATAGCAGGGCTGCGAAGTGCTAACCCCACTGCCGAAATTCTCATTGTCGAAGGCGTTTGTTCTAAAGTTTCGCTAGCTGATATTGCTGTCAAAAATGGTTTGTCGCCTATGCTAACCGAAGGCGTTCGGCTACTTAACGCAGACGAATTAGAGTGCATTGAATATCCTAATCGACTACCTGAGCCTATTCGCTTCAAGACAATGTGGGCACCGAAGCTGCTACAGGAGGTAGATTGTCGAATTTCTGTGAGCGCTTTCAAAAAAACTAGTTTGAAAGGTAGAGATCTGATCTCTGCCTCGCTCAAAAATCTCTACGGCCTGTTTCCTAGAGAGAAATATAGGGCTCGCAGTCCCCATTCGCGCGGTCAGCTACATCGTCCGTCTGTGCCGTTGGTTCTGCAAGATGTGTATTTCAGTGTTGGGCATTTGTTTGACGGTGGAGTTGTGGACTGTGATCGCAAGTTCATCAGCCACGACTACAGGCCCGATAAAGGTGACAGCTTTGAGATTGGTCAAGTGATATGGGGAAACGACCTGTTAGCGGTTGATCAGCTTGCCTGCAAAGTCGGAAGCGAAAAAGAAGCGGCCTATCTCGCACCTATTGTTGAGCTTCGAGAGGCTGATATTGCGGCTATGAGGTGA
- the folP gene encoding dihydropteroate synthase encodes MAEGQAAAQAATMWQIRDHQFVWGERTYLMGVLNVTPDSFSDGGEFNTIETALAQAKALVEADMDILDIGGQSSRPGSKPTTLEEECDRVLPIIKAIRTNHHHRLQNIPISIDTTRAKVAKAALELGADIVNDISAGTYEPSILEVTANAGAPIILMHLRGTPETMQQMTDYDDLMREIVLFLAGQADKAVEAGIDPKKIAVDPGIGFAKTISQNITILQELEALKALNCPILVGTSRKSFIGKILDQPKAKDRVWGTAATVDCAIAHGADIIRVHDGPQMRDVCRMADRLWR; translated from the coding sequence ATGGCCGAAGGCCAAGCCGCAGCGCAGGCAGCGACAATGTGGCAGATTCGCGATCATCAATTTGTCTGGGGTGAGCGCACCTATCTGATGGGGGTGCTAAACGTGACACCCGATAGCTTTAGCGATGGCGGCGAATTTAATACGATTGAAACGGCACTCGCTCAGGCAAAAGCGCTAGTAGAAGCGGATATGGATATTCTAGATATCGGCGGACAGTCAAGCCGTCCTGGCTCAAAACCGACCACACTAGAAGAAGAGTGTGATCGCGTCCTGCCGATCATCAAGGCTATCCGCACCAATCATCACCATAGACTACAAAACATTCCTATCTCGATCGATACTACCCGCGCCAAAGTTGCCAAAGCTGCACTAGAACTGGGTGCAGACATCGTTAACGATATCTCTGCAGGCACCTACGAGCCCAGCATATTAGAGGTCACAGCCAACGCGGGTGCGCCCATTATCCTGATGCATCTGCGGGGTACACCTGAAACCATGCAGCAGATGACAGACTACGATGACCTGATGCGAGAGATCGTTTTGTTTCTAGCAGGCCAGGCAGACAAGGCCGTGGAGGCTGGCATCGATCCGAAGAAAATCGCGGTCGATCCTGGCATCGGGTTTGCTAAAACCATCTCTCAAAACATCACAATCTTGCAGGAGCTTGAAGCGCTAAAAGCGCTGAACTGTCCGATTCTAGTGGGAACGTCGCGTAAAAGCTTTATCGGGAAGATTCTAGATCAGCCCAAAGCAAAAGATCGGGTATGGGGAACAGCGGCAACGGTAGATTGTGCGATCGCTCACGGTGCAGATATCATCCGCGTACACGATGGCCCTCAAATGCGAGATGTTTGTCGCATGGCCGATCGCCTTTGGCGCTAA
- the psbQ gene encoding photosystem II protein PsbQ, whose protein sequence is MRRYKAIVGVLLAAIATFLVSCGGSPEAVAPTYTPEKIAQITNYVRRLESSRNRFPELLNYIEKDNWVNVDNFTHGPLGQLRAELLRLSGQLLPEDQPKAKALSEEILGHLENLDAASEERNYGEALTQYREFVGDFEALLSIVPEGARQDAIDQAEKEADVYEMTTTFPDEKEIRAAEEDMVRTPVLLDGDT, encoded by the coding sequence ATGAGACGATACAAAGCCATCGTTGGTGTTCTACTAGCTGCGATCGCCACCTTCTTGGTGAGCTGTGGCGGTAGCCCCGAAGCGGTAGCCCCTACCTATACCCCCGAAAAGATCGCTCAGATAACAAACTACGTTCGCCGACTAGAATCATCTCGTAATCGCTTTCCTGAACTGCTGAACTACATCGAGAAAGATAACTGGGTCAACGTCGATAACTTCACGCACGGTCCACTGGGTCAGCTCCGCGCTGAACTGCTACGGTTGTCCGGCCAGCTACTGCCAGAAGATCAGCCCAAAGCAAAAGCACTTTCAGAAGAAATCCTAGGACATTTAGAGAACTTAGATGCAGCTTCTGAAGAACGTAACTATGGCGAGGCGCTTACTCAATACCGCGAGTTTGTAGGCGATTTTGAAGCTTTGCTGAGTATTGTTCCTGAAGGCGCGCGTCAAGACGCTATCGATCAAGCAGAGAAAGAAGCTGACGTGTACGAGATGACCACCACCTTTCCAGATGAAAAAGAAATTCGCGCAGCAGAAGAAGATATGGTTCGGACCCCAGTTCTGCTAGATGGAGACACTTAG